One window of Corynebacterium doosanense CAU 212 = DSM 45436 genomic DNA carries:
- a CDS encoding flavodoxin family protein → MSNLSAVALSCSLKSSTEESSSELMAKHVLAELAKNGVTVEDPIRVADHDVHFGTDTDMGDGDGWPEIREKILAADILVLSTPIWMGHPASVASMVTERIDAESSKTGADGRPTMFGKVALVAVVGNEDGAHNVTADMMQALNDVGFTIPAQGGTYWVGEAMGDVVYKDLDEVPEVVAETTATAARNAAHLAGLLAGNKYPA, encoded by the coding sequence ATGTCGAACCTGAGCGCCGTAGCCCTGAGTTGTTCGTTGAAGTCGTCGACCGAGGAATCCAGCAGTGAGCTCATGGCCAAGCATGTCCTGGCAGAGCTGGCCAAGAACGGCGTCACCGTCGAGGACCCTATCCGGGTCGCGGACCATGACGTCCACTTCGGCACCGACACCGACATGGGTGACGGCGACGGGTGGCCGGAGATCCGCGAGAAGATCCTCGCCGCCGACATCCTCGTGTTGTCCACCCCCATCTGGATGGGCCACCCGGCCAGCGTGGCCAGCATGGTCACCGAGCGCATCGACGCCGAATCCTCCAAGACCGGCGCGGACGGTCGCCCGACGATGTTCGGCAAGGTCGCGCTCGTCGCGGTCGTGGGCAACGAGGACGGTGCCCACAACGTCACGGCGGACATGATGCAAGCGCTTAACGACGTCGGGTTCACCATCCCAGCCCAGGGCGGAACCTACTGGGTCGGAGAGGCGATGGGTGATGTCGTCTACAAGGACCTCGACGAGGTTCCGGAGGTCGTTGCCGAGACCACCGCCACCGCCGCCCGCAACGCGGCCCACCTCGCGGGGCTGCTGGCAGGGAACAAGTACCCGGCATGA
- a CDS encoding calcium:proton antiporter gives MPPLVPLLAGWLGFAAFTVLSPASPHWLVPVIAVIFVAALGVLHHAEKLAHLLGDPLGTLVLTLSIVGMEVTLLAAVLFGPGEHDTVARDSTMAAAILFLGLFLGAAVLMGTLRHGTLTFNERGVSAYLTMLIVFGALTFALPGLIGVDGSFTGPQAVVVIVLTAGAYAFFLWRQMTGQAEDFREVVPVEQGDQTSSGPAWRHAVLLLLTAAPIVLLSHDMATLLDTALTRVSAPAALSGMAVATIVMLPEGITTLRAAWNGEIQRVYNLTYGAMVSVVGLTVPTVLTIGLLTGQRIVFAESAVNLMLLAVLALLAVAVLAGRRVTPLHGLAHLVLGAVYLLSVFSG, from the coding sequence ATGCCTCCCCTCGTTCCCCTTCTCGCCGGCTGGCTGGGTTTCGCCGCCTTCACCGTGCTCTCCCCCGCCTCACCGCACTGGCTGGTGCCCGTCATCGCCGTGATCTTCGTGGCCGCGCTCGGTGTGCTTCATCACGCGGAGAAGCTGGCGCACCTGCTCGGCGACCCGCTGGGCACGCTGGTGCTCACGCTGTCGATCGTCGGCATGGAGGTCACCCTGCTGGCCGCGGTGCTGTTCGGCCCGGGCGAGCACGACACGGTGGCACGCGACTCCACCATGGCGGCGGCGATACTCTTTCTCGGTTTGTTCCTCGGGGCGGCGGTGCTCATGGGCACCCTGCGCCACGGCACCCTCACGTTCAACGAACGCGGGGTCTCCGCCTACCTCACCATGCTCATCGTCTTCGGAGCGCTGACCTTCGCCCTACCCGGGCTCATCGGGGTGGACGGTTCTTTCACCGGGCCCCAGGCGGTGGTGGTCATCGTGCTCACCGCGGGCGCGTACGCCTTTTTCCTCTGGCGGCAGATGACGGGCCAGGCGGAGGACTTCCGGGAGGTCGTGCCGGTGGAGCAGGGTGACCAGACCTCGTCCGGCCCGGCCTGGCGCCACGCGGTGCTGCTGCTGCTCACCGCCGCGCCGATCGTGCTGCTCAGCCACGACATGGCCACGCTTCTCGACACCGCCCTCACCCGCGTCTCCGCCCCGGCAGCGCTGTCGGGGATGGCCGTGGCCACCATCGTCATGCTCCCCGAGGGCATCACCACCCTGCGTGCCGCCTGGAACGGGGAGATCCAGCGGGTATACAACCTCACCTACGGAGCGATGGTCTCCGTGGTCGGGCTGACCGTACCCACCGTGCTCACCATCGGCCTGCTCACCGGACAACGCATCGTCTTCGCCGAGTCCGCGGTCAACCTCATGCTGCTCGCGGTCCTGGCTCTGCTGGCCGTCGCCGTGCTCGCGGGGCGGAGGGTGACGCCGTTGCATGGGCTCGCCCACCTCGTGCTCGGGGCGGTGTACCTGCTCAGCGTGTTTTCCGGGTGA
- a CDS encoding YczE/YyaS/YitT family protein: protein MTIIVNLTFVLAQILIRGRRFQPVQLFQIPVGFVFGSLIDVAMHLTAGATTDNYLLQWLVALAGIILMALGIALQITARTVTLAGEGIVLAISDELLRRSGGNPRYVFGNVKVVNDVTLVLTSVVLSLVFLGELAGVREGTVAASLLIGPLVKRLLPVLAPLGRRVLGNS, encoded by the coding sequence ATGACCATCATCGTCAACCTCACCTTCGTGCTCGCGCAGATCCTCATCCGCGGTCGTCGCTTCCAGCCGGTGCAGCTCTTCCAGATCCCCGTCGGCTTTGTGTTCGGCTCGCTTATCGACGTCGCCATGCACCTCACCGCCGGTGCCACCACCGACAACTACCTGCTCCAGTGGCTGGTGGCGCTCGCCGGGATCATTCTCATGGCCCTGGGCATCGCGCTGCAGATCACCGCGCGCACCGTCACCCTCGCGGGCGAGGGCATCGTGCTGGCCATCAGCGACGAGCTGCTGCGCCGTTCCGGGGGCAACCCGCGGTACGTCTTCGGCAACGTGAAGGTGGTCAATGACGTCACGCTGGTGCTCACCTCGGTGGTGCTCTCCCTGGTCTTTCTCGGCGAGCTCGCGGGCGTGCGTGAGGGCACCGTGGCGGCCTCGCTGCTCATCGGGCCGCTGGTCAAACGGCTGCTGCCCGTGCTCGCGCCGCTGGGCCGCCGGGTGCTGGGCAACTCGTGA
- a CDS encoding adenylate/guanylate cyclase domain-containing protein yields the protein MERLLRGLKWLWGTSWPLYATLVLSSNLAGAIAIMLFTRYLLPLPGLDDLAIGWAHLTVIGVVYVGFAVIIAVVATLLLFRPVLDWQRDPDQHDPNMVRYLVMRIPVYQAVVCAVVWAIGIAIAVALTARSSWRTALAVGITLAMATAVVSLLTYLQAERMVRPVAAEALARRFEDATLEPPIRQRLSITWVMTTAMPVLGIVLVLLGQWTGFFSDDAADLIPAILALAVTALFTGYAGTSLSTASVTDPIHELQEAINQVRRGQSDAQVDIYDGSEMGVLQAGFNEMMRGLRERQRVRDIFGHYVGTEVAERALEEKPRLGGEDRKVAVLFIDVIGSTNFAVNHSPEEVVEELNKFFNVVVDVVHRNKGIINKFQGDAALAIFGAPLNVTDATSWALSAARELRLELRDLRLQAGIGVAAGHVVAGNIGSEDRFEYTVIGDAVNLAARLTELAKDTPGRVLTNAATLRGANEAEQARWTTLKSIELRGRGTMTQLARPVRATLADRS from the coding sequence ATGGAGAGATTACTGAGAGGGCTGAAGTGGCTCTGGGGCACGTCGTGGCCCCTGTACGCCACGCTCGTTCTCAGTTCGAACCTGGCCGGGGCAATCGCCATCATGCTCTTCACGCGCTATCTGCTCCCCCTGCCGGGGCTGGACGATCTGGCCATCGGCTGGGCCCACCTCACCGTGATCGGGGTGGTCTACGTCGGGTTCGCGGTGATCATCGCCGTGGTGGCCACGCTCCTGCTGTTTCGCCCCGTCCTGGACTGGCAGCGCGACCCGGACCAGCACGACCCGAACATGGTGCGTTACCTGGTCATGCGCATCCCCGTCTACCAGGCCGTCGTGTGTGCGGTGGTGTGGGCGATCGGCATCGCCATCGCCGTGGCGCTCACCGCGCGCTCCAGTTGGCGCACCGCGCTGGCCGTGGGCATCACGCTGGCCATGGCCACGGCCGTGGTCTCGCTGCTGACCTACCTGCAGGCGGAGCGCATGGTGCGCCCCGTCGCGGCCGAGGCCCTGGCGCGCCGGTTCGAGGACGCGACCCTGGAGCCGCCGATCCGGCAGCGTCTCAGCATCACCTGGGTGATGACCACGGCGATGCCCGTGCTGGGCATCGTCCTGGTCCTGCTCGGGCAGTGGACCGGGTTCTTCTCGGACGACGCCGCCGACCTCATCCCCGCGATCCTCGCCCTGGCCGTGACGGCCCTGTTCACCGGTTACGCGGGCACGAGCCTGTCCACGGCGAGTGTCACCGATCCCATCCACGAGCTGCAGGAGGCCATCAATCAGGTGCGCCGCGGGCAGTCCGACGCCCAGGTGGACATCTACGACGGCTCGGAGATGGGTGTGCTCCAGGCCGGATTCAACGAGATGATGCGTGGGCTGCGCGAGCGTCAGCGCGTGCGGGACATCTTCGGCCACTACGTCGGCACCGAGGTCGCCGAGCGCGCGCTGGAGGAGAAACCCCGCCTCGGCGGCGAGGACCGCAAGGTCGCTGTCCTGTTCATCGACGTCATCGGCTCGACCAACTTCGCGGTCAACCACTCCCCGGAGGAGGTCGTGGAGGAGCTCAACAAGTTCTTCAACGTCGTGGTCGATGTCGTGCACCGCAACAAGGGCATCATCAACAAGTTCCAGGGCGACGCCGCGCTGGCGATCTTCGGCGCGCCGCTCAACGTCACCGACGCCACGTCCTGGGCACTCTCCGCCGCCCGCGAGCTGCGTCTCGAGCTCCGTGACCTGCGTCTGCAGGCCGGCATCGGGGTCGCCGCGGGCCACGTCGTCGCAGGCAACATCGGCAGCGAGGACCGCTTCGAGTACACCGTGATCGGCGACGCCGTGAACCTGGCGGCGCGCCTGACGGAGCTGGCCAAGGACACCCCGGGCCGGGTGCTCACCAACGCCGCGACCCTGCGCGGGGCCAACGAAGCCGAGCAGGCGCGCTGGACCACGCTGAAGTCCATCGAGCTGCGCGGCCGCGGGACCATGACCCAGCTGGCCCGTCCCGTCCGGGCGACGCTGGCGGACCGTTCGTGA
- a CDS encoding DNA polymerase III subunit delta', whose amino-acid sequence MRTTSVAERLSDMPKVRETILSAAAAAQGLPDADRYAMTHSWVFTGPPGSGRSVVALAFAQALVCTTEGELGCGHCQACVDVLADAHTDVAHIVPEGNVIGIDLVRDTIIPTAHSLPTISRWRVIVIEDADRLRDDAANTLLKTIEEPPAHTVIILCAPSLAPEDFIPTLRSRCRHLYIPSPSTDRIVRLLTEEMGASEGDARLAATSSLHHIGRARKLVSMPIMQSRRAQAINLAELIFHGDQAFQAVNSLMKTVDKEIKETYDVIDERELKKLEDSLGMGAKGKGAQKAARGSAGALSDLQKEQKQRRTRARTDILDLALVDFAGIYRDAMLVSSGAEVELTHPDFEPLARELAQRGDLDAFVQAQEAIRECRERLIGFVAPQLALDGMIGRIRKALKVR is encoded by the coding sequence GTGAGAACGACAAGCGTGGCCGAACGACTCAGCGACATGCCGAAGGTGCGCGAGACCATCCTCTCGGCGGCCGCCGCCGCACAGGGGCTTCCCGACGCCGACCGCTACGCCATGACCCACTCCTGGGTCTTCACCGGACCTCCGGGCTCGGGCCGCAGCGTCGTCGCCCTGGCCTTCGCCCAGGCGTTGGTGTGCACCACCGAGGGTGAGCTGGGCTGCGGGCACTGCCAGGCCTGCGTGGATGTGCTCGCCGACGCCCACACCGATGTCGCCCACATCGTTCCCGAGGGCAACGTCATCGGCATCGACCTCGTGCGCGACACCATCATCCCCACCGCGCACTCCCTGCCCACCATCTCCCGCTGGCGGGTCATCGTCATCGAGGACGCCGACCGGCTTCGCGACGACGCCGCCAACACCCTGCTGAAGACCATCGAGGAGCCCCCCGCCCACACCGTGATCATCCTCTGCGCGCCGTCACTGGCGCCCGAGGACTTCATCCCCACGCTGCGCTCGCGGTGTCGCCACCTCTACATCCCCAGCCCCTCCACCGACCGCATTGTGCGCCTGCTCACCGAGGAGATGGGCGCCAGCGAGGGGGACGCGCGGCTGGCGGCGACGTCGTCGCTGCACCACATCGGCCGGGCCCGCAAGCTCGTCTCCATGCCCATCATGCAGAGCAGGCGGGCGCAGGCGATCAACCTCGCGGAGCTCATCTTCCACGGCGACCAGGCCTTCCAGGCGGTGAACTCCCTGATGAAGACGGTGGACAAGGAGATCAAGGAGACCTACGACGTCATCGACGAACGCGAGCTGAAGAAACTCGAGGACTCCCTGGGCATGGGTGCCAAGGGCAAGGGGGCGCAGAAGGCCGCCCGCGGGAGCGCCGGCGCGCTCTCGGACCTGCAGAAGGAGCAGAAACAGCGCCGCACCCGCGCGCGGACCGACATCCTCGACCTGGCGCTGGTGGACTTCGCCGGCATCTACCGCGACGCCATGCTCGTCTCCTCGGGTGCCGAGGTCGAACTCACCCACCCCGACTTCGAGCCGCTGGCCAGAGAGCTGGCCCAGCGCGGCGACCTGGACGCCTTCGTGCAGGCGCAGGAGGCGATCCGGGAATGCCGCGAGCGCCTCATCGGGTTTGTCGCCCCGCAGCTTGCCCTGGACGGCATGATCGGCCGGATCCGCAAGGCGCTCAAGGTCCGCTGA
- a CDS encoding ImmA/IrrE family metallo-endopeptidase gives MSTPMNAPEEQQEMRRPGLPYEQIQDIKRRARDAAGQVLDVYWDLDKFPVDPVRLAQEYGAEVFIGDLKEDLDGFMVPPRDGYGAQIYVDTDSSPARQRFTTAHELGHLVEDGERLQVDRRRDALSKEGTDPHELFANEFAASLLMPEFAVRQLVAAGMARARLHGFFGVSQLAMQHRLRNLRLND, from the coding sequence ATGAGCACGCCAATGAACGCGCCCGAGGAACAACAGGAAATGCGACGCCCCGGCCTCCCGTATGAGCAGATCCAGGACATCAAGAGGCGTGCTCGTGACGCGGCTGGCCAAGTGTTGGATGTCTACTGGGATCTGGATAAATTCCCAGTCGATCCTGTTCGGCTCGCACAGGAGTACGGTGCGGAAGTATTCATCGGGGATTTGAAGGAAGACCTTGATGGCTTCATGGTCCCCCCGCGTGATGGATACGGTGCCCAAATCTATGTTGACACCGATTCGTCGCCTGCGCGCCAGCGTTTCACGACCGCGCATGAGCTCGGGCATCTCGTTGAAGACGGAGAACGGCTACAGGTAGACCGGCGAAGAGACGCTCTGTCCAAGGAGGGAACCGATCCTCATGAGTTATTTGCCAACGAGTTCGCGGCAAGCCTCCTCATGCCAGAGTTTGCGGTCCGTCAATTGGTCGCGGCGGGAATGGCCCGCGCTCGACTCCATGGGTTCTTTGGGGTGTCTCAGCTAGCGATGCAGCATCGGCTCAGGAACCTCCGGCTGAATGACTGA
- a CDS encoding tyrosine-type recombinase/integrase, whose translation MARVKDLWTKANPDRQSRKTRVHSARWGTGKRWAVVWTENGREVQESFTTRDAAEAYRARVEVGQVDGTWITKDKRDITLADLWEPWIASKAERSKKTVDGYRSAWKHIEPVWGNTPACEIERTTIAAWLPTLQARGQARGTGTPASAARPLGAASRRKVGIIINALMDLAVDQGIIHKNPIRSEDIPRQEKSERRYLKVHEIDALLAAAPHESARLLVLVLLMTGIRPGEAKGLKVKDLDPDRRRLAIRRDVDALGNIDTTKDGRHRDVPVGGDLLLGLEDDAENRGLEDWLLPDERGNVWTEARWRAVWSKMTAAAGIEGIDTYTLKHTAASVAIASGADVKTVQRMLGHRTAAMTLDVYGHLWDDHLDALPGAMEAHLEAERRQDRAKEDRRAERRRRRSLRAVE comes from the coding sequence GTGGCACGAGTAAAAGACCTCTGGACGAAAGCCAACCCCGACAGGCAATCACGAAAGACCCGAGTCCACTCCGCGCGGTGGGGCACCGGCAAACGATGGGCCGTCGTCTGGACTGAGAACGGCCGCGAAGTCCAGGAGAGCTTCACCACCCGCGACGCCGCCGAGGCCTACCGCGCCCGCGTCGAAGTCGGCCAAGTCGACGGCACCTGGATCACCAAGGACAAGCGCGACATCACGCTCGCTGACCTCTGGGAGCCGTGGATCGCCTCAAAGGCCGAGCGCTCGAAGAAGACCGTCGACGGCTACAGGTCTGCGTGGAAACACATCGAGCCCGTCTGGGGGAACACCCCGGCCTGCGAGATCGAGCGCACCACCATCGCGGCCTGGCTGCCCACCCTGCAGGCGCGCGGCCAGGCCCGGGGCACGGGCACCCCGGCATCGGCGGCGAGACCGCTGGGCGCCGCCTCCCGTCGCAAGGTCGGCATCATCATCAACGCCCTCATGGACTTAGCCGTCGACCAGGGCATCATCCACAAGAACCCCATCCGCTCCGAGGACATCCCCCGCCAGGAGAAGTCCGAGCGCCGCTACCTCAAAGTCCACGAGATCGACGCCCTGCTCGCCGCGGCGCCACACGAATCCGCGCGCCTGCTCGTCCTCGTCCTCTTGATGACCGGGATCCGACCCGGCGAAGCGAAGGGACTCAAGGTCAAGGATCTCGACCCTGACCGCCGGCGGCTGGCCATCCGGCGCGATGTCGACGCGCTCGGCAACATCGACACGACCAAGGACGGCCGCCACCGCGACGTGCCCGTGGGCGGGGATCTGCTCCTGGGCCTCGAGGACGACGCAGAGAACCGCGGGCTCGAGGACTGGCTCCTGCCGGACGAGCGCGGCAACGTGTGGACGGAGGCCCGCTGGCGCGCGGTCTGGTCGAAGATGACCGCGGCGGCCGGCATTGAGGGCATCGACACCTACACGCTCAAGCACACCGCCGCGTCCGTAGCCATCGCCTCCGGAGCCGATGTCAAGACCGTGCAGCGAATGCTCGGCCACCGCACCGCGGCGATGACCCTCGACGTTTACGGCCACCTGTGGGACGACCACCTCGACGCACTACCCGGCGCGATGGAGGCTCACCTCGAAGCGGAGCGGCGGCAGGATCGAGCGAAAGAGGACCGGCGGGCGGAGCGACGAAGAAGAAGGAGCCTGCGGGCGGTTGAATAG